The sequence CCTCCTGGGACGCGGCCCTCAAAAAGTTCTCCACAAGATAATGCGGCCCTAGTCTTAATCCTTATGACGGGCAGCCGTTCCCTGAAGAAAGCTCTACAGTCGCTAAAAACACCAGCGGTTGGTGGTGTTCCCTCACagtaaaaaaacccccagaatTTCAGCATAATTTTTACATAAACATTAAAATGGTCATGAATAAAGTCTAGGAACTTTAAGGTTTGCCACACTTCTGGAAcatggaaaaaacaaaacaacagtcaAAGTGGAATTTAACAATTGCTACACTAATTAAATAGATTTGAAATATGTATCCAAGGCAACATAAACTCCAttaaaagtttttttgtttttttaaagaggagTTTGACTGTGAGCTGTGTTGATTTATGACTGTGTAGAGCTGCATGATCTTTCGCTTTCTTTGACTTATGGCTACTGTGTGGGGAGAGTGATTGGCTTGTtttgttcttattcttatttgtactttgtgcttttgttcttcatttttatgccgtgaagcgccctgagatcttcagatgaagagcggTATGCAAaataattaagtaaataaatagtaaacagctgccaccaccgagaaggccttgtCATGGTTGAACGCCGACCAGGCAACACCTGGCAGTGGTACCACCAAAAGATCATAGGTCCTGAGATATTGGGAGTGCCGCTCTATTAGGAGTTTAGGGCTTTATACGCTAGTAGCAACCCGCTGAATTGAGCCTGGTAGCTCCCTGGCTCCCTTGATGCTGCGCCAAGATTTATCTTTGGAATTACCGAGTAGGAAATCTGTATGCCCTGTATACGGTCACTACCTTTGTAGAAGGACCGCGTGGAGGATTGAAGAACATTAGGAATGGGATTGAGGAAAATAAAAGCTGCGGGTTATCTTCATGTCATCATACGTATCTAGGGTGAGGCCTTATATCCCGCCAGCGAATATTGTGCAAGCAAGTCGGGGTGAATTATGCACCATAAAACTGACTGGCCAGAGTTGGGTAGGCTCCAGATGATTGAATCTGGAGTGAGAATTGGGAGTGTAAATGCTTTTgcaacttcatagaatcatagaatcatagagttggaagagaccacaagggccatcgagtccaaccccctgccaagcaggaaacaccatcagagcactcctgacatatggttgtcaagcctctgcttaaagacctccaaagaaggagactccaccacactccttggcagcaaattccactgtcaaacagctcttactgtcaggaagttcttcctaatgtttaggtggaatcttctttcttgtagtttggatccattgctccgtgtccgtttctctggagcagcagaaaacaaccgttctccctcctctatgtgacatccttttgtatatttgaacatggctatcatatcaccccttaacctcctcttctccaggctaaacatgcccagctcccttagccgttcctcataaggcatcgtttccaggcctttgaccattttggttgccctcctctggacacgttccagtttgtcagtgtccttcttgaactgtggtgcccagaactggacacagtactccaggtgatcGAGATGGGAGAGAGACTATGATTGCGGAGACGTGTTGTTTTTCTAGTGCAGCTTCGGTCCGTCAAAGGGAGACAGACTAGGCCTGCGTTTCTAGAAAGGCCTCTGGAAAGAAGGAATTATGGTGCTCTCTGGGGAGGGAGCAGAAACAGCCCTTTGTCTTTCCCACCCAGGGAAGAATCTGATGAGTATCTTTTGCAGGCAGTGGGGAGGCAAGACTGCAATGGAGGATTGGTGGAAAATGCGCTTGGGGGAGGGAGGTCGCCTCACATGGAGACCCTCCAACCTCAAAGGGCAGCCAGTAGGACAAGAAGAGGCAGGGAGGCAGTTGCGAGCCGAGTAGGACAGAAAGGATCAGCCCTGCTTTCCCAGCATTGGACTGAGGGCTCCCCACAGATGAAATGTCTAAATTAAAATCCCAGCCAAGCCCAACTGGAAAATGTATCGTCTACATGAGTCCTAAGAGATGGAagaccacaaaaacaaaaaacatttggaAGTATTTTATTGGAAAGATTGGAAAAAGAGGAAGCACAGTCTTATTTTGCCACCTGTTGCTTTTTCATCACTTACACACCTACCAACAAACTACAAGAACATCTATCAAAAGAATCGACAGAAATATGGACAGCGTGAAAAGCAGTCAGCTCTTACCAAAACCACCTTTTGTTTTCTCTCCATGACACCCTTGGCACcctgaataaataaaatagacacttaaaaaaatatattttggaaaattcaATGCAATGAACATTTTGATGGAAATTAAGGGATGAGCCCTGACTGAAACTCCTTCCACAATCCAGGTTTCTTAGATCATTAGCATGCATTGTGCTTGACCTGAAGCTTTCCCCACGTTCCAGGCATTAAAATGGTTCCTAAATTTACTATTTAAAGATGGTTCTCTTGACTGGAGCTCATTctacactccaggcatttaaacaGCATATCTCCTgggtgaattctttgatgggaaggaaGGTCTCCTCTTCAAtggaagctccttccacactccagACATTTAAATGGTTCTCTGCAGCATGAATTCTTTTGTGCTTCTCAAGGTTTGTGCCCCTactgaagctcttgccacacgCGGAACATTTATATGGCTTCCCctctgtgtggattctctgatgtgaCGTAAGGCTCGTGCTCACAGTAAAGGTCTTgccgcactccaaacatttatagggtttctcccctgtgtggatcctCTCATGCTTAATAAGGTttgtgctctgactgaagcttttcccacactctgGGCATTTGTACGGCCTCTCCTgtgtgtggattctttgatgtGAAGTAAGGTTTTTTCTccagctgaagctctttccgcactccagacATTTGTAaagcttctctcccgtgtggatttTGTCGTGTTTCGTAAGGGCCGTGCTCTGACTGAAACACATcccacactccaggcatttaaatggcttTTCACCCGTGTGTGTTCTCTGATGGGAAATGAGGTCTgagctttgactgaagctctttccgcactccaggcatttgaaAGGCTTCTTCCCCGTGTGGATTCTCCCGTGCTTGGTAAGGTTTGTGTTCTGACTGAAGGCCCTGCCACACTCCAaacactgatagggcttctccccggtgtgaattatttgatgggaaatcAGGTTTGAGCTCTGACTAAAGTGCTTcccacactccaggcatttaaacggtttctcccctgtgtgagttcttagATGTTTAGTAAGGTTTGtgcttcgactgaagctctttccgcattccaggCATTTACGATGTTTCTCTCTCCCATGAATTGCTTGGTGTGAAGCTTGGTGTTTGCTTTGACCAAAGTCCTTTCCAAACTCCAGACCCttaacttttctctctcccttgtgGATTATCTGATGAGACATGAGGTTTGCGCTGCGACTGAAGCTATTACCACAGGCCagtggtttctcctctgtgtgcgCTCTTTGGATAGGGATTTCACAGACGTCTGCTTTGTTTCCGCCCTGCCTCCTCCACATTTCTTGATCCCTAAAGGTCTCTTCTCCCTCTTCATTCTTGACGGGTTCCAAGGACACCCCAATTGGCTCTTTGTAATCCTCACTGCTCTGCCCAGTTGCTGCAGAGGGAAAAGACAGAATCCTgattagagttggaaggcacctccAAAGGTCATTCAGCCCAACCCCTTGctcaatgcaggaaccacaatgCAGGTCGCTACCACGCTATCCCTGATAGGGGTCAGCCTCTGCTTTcaagcctattattattattatttacttataccccacccatctggctgggtttccccagtcactctgggcagctcccaacagaatattaaaaacacaataaaacatcaaacattaaaaacttccctaaacagggctgccttcagatgtcttctaaaagccatataccatagttgtttatttccttgacatcttgtgggagggcgttccacagggcgggtgccactaccgagaaggccctctgcctgcagggagggaacctcaagaaggccttcggcgctggacctcagtgtctgggctgaacgacaggggtggagacacttcttcaggtatactgggctgaggccatttagggctttaaaggtcagcaccaatacttggaattgtgctcagaaacgtactgggagccaatgtaggtctttcaggactggtgttatatgatcccagcggccactcccggtcactagtctagctgccgcgttctggattagttgtagtttccgggtcaccttcaaaggtagccccacatagagcgcattgcagtagtccaagtgggagataactagagcatgcaccactctggtgtgaCAGtcagcgggcaggtagggtctcagcctgtgtaccagatggagctggtagacaaccgccctggacacagaactgaccagCGTCTccttggacagctgtgagtccaaaacgactcccaggctgcgcacctggtccttcatggGCACAGTTGCCcctttcaggatcagggagtccccaCACCAGCCCACACCGTCTCCCAAAATCAgttcttctgtcttgtcaggattcaacctcaatctgttagccaaaTGAGGTAGATTTTTTTTCTTAGGCTCCTTACCAGTGAAGGGCAGTGTCACATGCTCAGGAATGTGACCTGACCACAAAACAAATAGGAGCCAGTTTAGGAGGAATCGGACGGCTGAATGTTAAATTGAATAACAACTCCAGATGAGGTACAAGGAGGGTTCTAATACGGACAGTAAGAAATGGGTTGAGTAAGTGTTTTCAGGGATGGGTTGGAGATGGTGAAGTGCTGTGGTGGCAGGAGGAGTTTGTGAAGAGAGTAATGAGTTAATATGGCATATATTTAGTGCGTGTCCTAACGAGAATGCTCCTGCAGACTCTTTGAACTCTGACAGTTaatgcattactgaataaagtcTGACCAATTGAGAACTGGGTTTGAGCCACCATACTTGAACCCTGCAGTGAGAACTTGCCACACAAAAATAAGAGTTCCACCACTTTTTGAGGAAGTCTAGAGCATCCTCGTCTTTTCCCCCAGACTACTTATCAGATGCAGAAAGGCTTGGGGTCAATCTTTGCTTAGAGATTTGACAAGGGGTGCGGGGGCCTCCCTGTTAAATGTCCGATTCACCTCCGTGTCTTTTGCATTGTGCACGATCGTGGCAATGAGTCATTTGACTGACTTGATGTGTCGGAAACAACAATaaaagtttaattaattaattaattaattaatgagaaagagagagagaaagagagagagagagagagagagaaagaaagaaagaaagaaagaaagaaagaaagaaagagagagagagaaaatcagaaCCCATGTAGAAggggaagtttagggaagtttttaatatttaatgctgtattgtttttaacacttgattgggagctgcccagagtggctggggaaactcagccagatgggcgggggtataaataataaattattattatgttattataaagtaaaggggggaggagaaaacaacaaccccaaaactatACTTTACAAAgctgtacttcaccagatcttaacctattacagtatttgtaagaatggattccaaatatcattgaatttgtccatggcaagtctgtgtttatatgcaagtGGTTTgtatgttgcgagtttgtataggtcttcaatccaatcgtagaagggagccgcatttttattttcccaattcatcagtatcagtctttttgctgtgttcATGGCTCGGAGAGTCCACtcgtattgtccttttgtaaggtttcatgtgctgggtatataattcaagaggatattttgctctgtaaatgtacagttctgttgatagtttcagttaccttctggccaaaatctttcaatataggacaattGAAAAAagtatgttttagagaagcattatccctattgcatctccaagagttagatac comes from Podarcis raffonei isolate rPodRaf1 chromosome 2, rPodRaf1.pri, whole genome shotgun sequence and encodes:
- the LOC128409423 gene encoding zinc finger protein 501-like isoform X1, yielding MEEEQGSVASLATGQSSEDYKEPIGVSLEPVKNEEGEETFRDQEMWRRQGGNKADVCEIPIQRAHTEEKPLACGNSFSRSANLMSHQIIHKGERKVKGLEFGKDFGQSKHQASHQAIHGREKHRKCLECGKSFSRSTNLTKHLRTHTGEKPFKCLECGKHFSQSSNLISHQIIHTGEKPYQCLECGRAFSQNTNLTKHGRIHTGKKPFKCLECGKSFSQSSDLISHQRTHTGEKPFKCLECGMCFSQSTALTKHDKIHTGEKLYKCLECGKSFSWRKNLTSHQRIHTQERPYKCPECGKSFSQSTNLIKHERIHTGEKPYKCLECGKTFTVSTSLTSHQRIHTEGKPYKCSACGKSFSRGTNLEKHKRIHAAENHLNVWSVEGASIEEETFLPIKEFTQEICCLNAWSVE
- the LOC128409423 gene encoding zinc finger protein 239-like isoform X2, with the protein product MEEEQGSVASLATGQSSEDYKEPIGVSLEPVKNEEGEETFRDQEMWRRQGGNKADKPLACGNSFSRSANLMSHQIIHKGERKVKGLEFGKDFGQSKHQASHQAIHGREKHRKCLECGKSFSRSTNLTKHLRTHTGEKPFKCLECGKHFSQSSNLISHQIIHTGEKPYQCLECGRAFSQNTNLTKHGRIHTGKKPFKCLECGKSFSQSSDLISHQRTHTGEKPFKCLECGMCFSQSTALTKHDKIHTGEKLYKCLECGKSFSWRKNLTSHQRIHTQERPYKCPECGKSFSQSTNLIKHERIHTGEKPYKCLECGKTFTVSTSLTSHQRIHTEGKPYKCSACGKSFSRGTNLEKHKRIHAAENHLNVWSVEGASIEEETFLPIKEFTQEICCLNAWSVE